CGGCGAGCGAGCGGTCGCGAACGTACGCCTGGCGCCCGTCGAGGCTGCTCTCGGCGAACTCACACCGGGGATGGCCGATGACCAGATCTGCCAGAAGCGTCTGGATGTGGGCCACGTCGTCCGGGTGAATCGCCAGGATCAATGTGGACAGGTTGTTCTGGCCGAAGACCCGGCCGCTGGCGGCTATGTAACCCAGCCAGTAGACCTGCACGGCGGCATTCGGCGGAAGATCGGCCCCCCGCAGCTCGTAGGGACTCAGCAGCGCGCAGGTCTTCCCGCTGGACCGCAAGAATCCCTGGACCGTGACCGCGGGCAGGTCGTGCTTCACCGCTATGTCCGCGGCACTCTTGCCGGCCTCGCGATCGGCGTGAATGCGGTAGATCGTCTTGGGATCGTACCTGGGGCGTGGTCTCGGGAACATTCTCACTGAAAACATTATACCACTTTCGCTCCGCCGCCAGAAGGCAAACTGGGCCGTGGCCGTGAATCTCCCTGCCGAGGGCCATCCCTTGAGCACCGTCGAGCAGGCAATGACCACGAACGTGGTCACCATCGGGCAGGACCGCACTGTCGGCGAGGCTGCTACCCTCATGCTTGACCGCGACGTGAGCGTCCTCCCCGTGGTCAGCAAGGAGCGCCTAGTAGGCGTCGTCGCGATGAGGGATCTCCTCCGCGCCCCGCCCTATCGGCCGGTCAGCGAGGTGATGTCCCGAGAACCTCCTGCCGCACGCCCCGGAACGAACCTGGCCGCCGCTTTCGACCTGATGGACAAACGGCAGATCGGCTACCTTCCGGTCCTGGACGACGACCGTCTGGTCGGTCTCATCACGCGGGAGGACATCCTCAAGGCGCTGGGGCGCCCGATGGATCCGCTGACGGAGCTTCCATGGGGGACCACCGTCCGCGATAGGGCAATCGAGTACCTGAGGGACGGACTCGAGATCACCATCCTCTTCCTCGATCTCGACGACTTCCGGTCGGTCAACAGGCGGTTCGGACACGCGGTGGGTGATCGTTGCATCCGGACGGTCGCCGAGGCGCTGCTCGCCACAGTGGACTCCGATCGCGACCTGCTCTGCCGGTACGGCGGCGACGAGTTCGCCATCCTGACCACACGACCGCAGGAAGAGGCGCAGGCGCTGGGCCTCAGGGCCCTTGAGGCCATCTGTGGGTTGCGATTGTCCGGGGCACCGCCGGGATTCGCCCTGGGGGCAAGCATGGGCATCGCCGGTGGGAAGCGGACGACGGAGCGGCAGGACGTCCACTTCGCGGCGACGGTGGACGATCTCATCACCATCGCGAGCCGGCAGTCCACGCAGGCCAAGAGAGAGAAGGCCCTGGCTGCGGGCGAATCTGCCGGGGGGCGAGTGTTGCCAGAACCGCGCCTGCAACTCCGGCGGGTCAACCTGTCCGCCGGGAACGGCAACGCAACGGTCACCGTCGAGTTGGGCCTGGGATCCGATCGCTATATCGGCGAGACCACAGGGCCGGACATGGGCTCGGTCCCGCTGCGGCTGCTGGCGGAATCCACGCTGGCGGCGGTGAACCAGGCGCTGCGCGGCGGGTGGCGGACGGCTGTGGAGGAGGTCCACGCTCTCCACATCCCCGCTGGCACGGCACTGGCTGTGACCGCCCTGCTGGGCGGGCCGGGCCAGCCCACTGAGCGCCTCATCGGCTGCGCGGCGGCGGAAAGCGACCTCGGGCAGGGCGTCGTACGGGCGACGCTGCTGGCGGTCAACCGTCGGCTGGCCCGCCTGTTGGAGTGACAGCCTCGAGCCCGAAGAAGGACTACGGTAAGTAGCGGGCCATCTGCTACAATGCTACCGCGGGCCCGTAGCTCAGTGGATAGAGCAGGGGACTCCTAAGCCTCTGGTCGGGGGTTCGATTCCCTCCGGGCCCGCCAATCCGGTCAGGACACGGGTTTCAGCCGTTGAATCCCTCGCAGAGCCGGCCGAAGAAGCCCCTGCTCACCCCCTCTGCGGGGCCGTCGAGGCGTCCCAGGCGTTCGCCACGCAGTGACGGCAGCGCGATCAGCATGTCCGAGAGAGCGTCCAAGGGGCCAGGACCGGCACAGCAGCAGGAACACAGCCCGAATAGGTACAAGTCTAACCATCGAACCACGCAACGCTGGGGACGAAAGGAGGTGGTGGAGAAGGTCCCCGGCAGCAACCAACCCATGATTGGGGGAGCGTGAACAGATGCGTAAGGCACAGGACACTTGGAGTGTCGTGCTGTTCGTCATAGCCCTCCTTCTGGCCTTCTACATCTACACTTCCATACAACCTCCCACGCTATGGGGGCTGGTTCCCATCTTGCTGTACGCGGTGCTCGTCCTGCTGGGCGTGGACGTGGTCTTGGCCACGCTCTCTTCCCTGGTTGTGGCGATCGTGATGACAGGAACCGGCGCCAAGGCCCTCGCAGGCCTGATGGCGGAGTCGCTGGGGGCTTTCATAACGGTCGTCGGCATGATCATCATGCTCGGGGGTGGCCTCGGCCAGGTCACGCGGGAGACCGGCGTGGCCGAGTATCTCGTACGGACTATTGTCTACCGGATCGGGGTGAAGACACGCACGCAGGCTCAGATCGGGGTCATGCTGACCTCGACGATCCTGGTAGCGGCCCTCGGAACGCTCGCCGGGGCAAACGCCATACTGGCACCGATCGTCATCCCGATCGTGGCCGCTCTAGGCTTCACACCGCCGGCGCTCGCCGCCATGCTCCATGCCGCCGGAGCGCCGGGGTTGTTCATCGGGCCCTTCACGCCACCGGTCGTCACGCTTACGGGAACCGCGAAGGTCGCCTATGTGCCGTATCTGCTCGCGGCAGGCATTCCGATGGCCATCGTGACGTGGATCACGGGGTTCTTCATGGTGCGCTGGATCCAGCGGAGAACCGAGGGCGTC
This DNA window, taken from Armatimonadota bacterium, encodes the following:
- a CDS encoding CBS domain-containing protein; amino-acid sequence: MSTVEQAMTTNVVTIGQDRTVGEAATLMLDRDVSVLPVVSKERLVGVVAMRDLLRAPPYRPVSEVMSREPPAARPGTNLAAAFDLMDKRQIGYLPVLDDDRLVGLITREDILKALGRPMDPLTELPWGTTVRDRAIEYLRDGLEITILFLDLDDFRSVNRRFGHAVGDRCIRTVAEALLATVDSDRDLLCRYGGDEFAILTTRPQEEAQALGLRALEAICGLRLSGAPPGFALGASMGIAGGKRTTERQDVHFAATVDDLITIASRQSTQAKREKALAAGESAGGRVLPEPRLQLRRVNLSAGNGNATVTVELGLGSDRYIGETTGPDMGSVPLRLLAESTLAAVNQALRGGWRTAVEEVHALHIPAGTALAVTALLGGPGQPTERLIGCAAAESDLGQGVVRATLLAVNRRLARLLE
- a CDS encoding gluconate:proton symporter, which gives rise to MRKAQDTWSVVLFVIALLLAFYIYTSIQPPTLWGLVPILLYAVLVLLGVDVVLATLSSLVVAIVMTGTGAKALAGLMAESLGAFITVVGMIIMLGGGLGQVTRETGVAEYLVRTIVYRIGVKTRTQAQIGVMLTSTILVAALGTLAGANAILAPIVIPIVAALGFTPPALAAMLHAAGAPGLFIGPFTPPVVTLTGTAKVAYVPYLLAAGIPMAIVTWITGFFMVRWIQRRTEGVYAYDESDIIKTEHALGPEARRGTWAFVLTLLIMVIYGISIKAGYSYAILAMLVTSFTTGLAARLGLVQILQAIYAGASRLIWLFFLFWLFNPLVTLVGKTKAYDALLEALKPLLATVGSFGFAVIAAVIGWLGVSGAAVAQVVLMNEVFGPTVQQLALPALVWVAVLLASSQIDWFGPFPNADMIGQMGLARSKDLRMQMYNGWAIMGANCILFLILFWILL